One region of Quercus lobata isolate SW786 chromosome 2, ValleyOak3.0 Primary Assembly, whole genome shotgun sequence genomic DNA includes:
- the LOC115978352 gene encoding 1-aminocyclopropane-1-carboxylate synthase 7 produces the protein MAIEIEQPSVGLSKVAVSETHGEDSPYFAGWKAYDENPYDELNNPSGVIQMGLAENQVSFDLLEAFLETHSEASSWGKGVSGFRENALFQDYHGLLSFRKAMASFMEQIRGGRAKFDPERVVLTAGATAANELLTFILADPGDALLVPTPYYPGFDRDLRWRTGVKIVPIHCDSSNNFQITPQALEAAYSEAEAMNIKVRGVLITNPSNPLGATIQRSVLEEIFDFVTRKNIHLVSDEIYSGSVFSSSEFISIAEILEARQYKNSERVHIVYSLSKDLGLPGFRVGTIYSYNDKVVTTARRMSSFTLISSQTQHLLASMLSNKEFTENYIKTNRERLRKRYNMIIEGLRSAGIECLKGNAGLFCWMNLSPLLEKPTREGELTLWNSMLHEVKLNISPGSSCHCSEPGWFRVCFANMSEQTLEVALKRIHNFMEKRERVRNLISSQ, from the exons ATGGCTATAGAGATTGAGCAACCTTCTGTTGGACTATCAAAAGTAGCTGTTTCTGAAACTCATGGGGAAGATTCCCCATATTTTGCTGGCTGGAAAGCATATGATGAAAACCCTTATGATGAACTCAACAACCCCTCGGGAGTTATACAGATGGGATTGGCAGAAAATCAA GTTTCATTTGATTTGCTAGAAGCTTTCTTGGAAACACATTCAGAAGCCTCTAGCTGGGGAAAAGGAGTATCTGGATTTAGAGAGAATGCATTGTTTCAAGATTACCACGGACTTCTATCTTTCAGAAAGGCAATGGCAAGTTTCATGGAACAAATAAGAGGTGGGAGAGCAAAATTTGACCCTGAAAGAGTAGTCCTAACTGCAGGTGCAACTGCGGCAAATGAACTTTTGACATTCATTTTGGCTGATCCTGGGGATGCTTTACTAGTTCCAACCCCATACTATCCAGG ATTTGATAGAGATTTAAGGTGGAGGACTGGTGTGAAGATTGTTCCAATCCACTGTGACAGCTCAAACAATTTCCAGATTACTCCTCAAGCTTTAGAAGCTGCATATAGTGAAGCAGAAGCCATGAACATCAAAGTTAGAGGGGTACTAATCACAAACCCTTCCAACCCATTAGGGGCAACAATCCAACGCTCAGTTCTTGAAGagatttttgattttgtcacACGCAAGAACATCCATCTTGTCTCTGATGAAATCTACTCAGGATCTGTGTTTTCATCATCTGAGTTCATAAGCATTGCAGAAATCCTTGAAGCTCGTCAGTATAAGAATTCAGAAAGAGTTCACATTGTTTATAGTCTTTCCAAAGACCTTGGCCTTCCTGGTTTTAGAGTTGGCACGATATACTCGTACAACGACAAGGTTGTGACCACAGCTAGGAGGATGTCCAGCTTTACCTTAATTTCTTCTCAAACACAACATCTACTGGCCTCCATGTTATCTAACAAGGAATTCACTGAGAACTACATCAAGACAAACCGTGAGAGACTAAGGAAGAGGTATAATATGATCATTGAAGGTCTAAGGAGTGCTGGGATTGAGTGTTTGAAAGGTAATGCCGGGTTGTTTTGCTGGATGAATCTAAGTCCATTGTTGGAGAAACCTACAAGAGAAGGTGAATTGACTCTTTGGAACTCCATGCTGCATGAAGTGAAGCTAAATATATCTCCAGGCTCTTCTTGTCACTGTTCGGAACCTGGCTGGTTCAGGGTGTGTTTTGCGAACATGAGTGAGCAGACACTAGAAGTTGCATTGAAAAGAATCCATAATTTcatggaaaaaagagaaagagttaGAAATCTAATCTCTTCTCAGtaa